A window of the Harmonia axyridis chromosome 5, icHarAxyr1.1, whole genome shotgun sequence genome harbors these coding sequences:
- the LOC123680954 gene encoding C-factor isoform X2 — MSVVNDIIINDLHQIAALHPNVRILNLDIRNTETFENFSREVENIVKDDGLNLLINNAGYSPKSTRILFLKTEQLTETFQTNVIGPIMLTKALLPLLKKGAENSQKKFSAESAVINMTSILGSIGLNKEGGLYPYRCSKAALNMATKSLSLDLKKDGILATALHPGWVKTDMGGPGAPLSVDESISHIMNFIENLNENHNGGFYQYDGKSLEW, encoded by the exons ATGAGCGTAGTGAACGACATCATCATTAAT gatttACATCAGATAGCTGCCCTACATCCAAATGTTCGGATTCTCAACTTGG ATATCCGTAATACGGAAACTTTCGAGAATTTCTCAAGGGAAGTAGAGAACATTGTAAAAGACGATGGTCTAAATTTGCTCATCAACAATGCCGGTTATTCACCAAAATCCACAAGGATACTCTTCTTGAAGACTGAGCAGCTGACTGAGACCTTTCAGACAAACGTAATAGGTCCTATTATGCTAACCAAG GCCCTGCTCCCTCTCTTGAAAAAAGGCGCTGAAAACtcccaaaaaaaattctccGCGGAGAGTGCAGTTATCAACATGACATCTATTCTGGGATCTATAGGACTCAATAAAGAAGGTGGTCTCTACCCCTACAGGTGCTCCAAA GCTGCCTTAAATATGGCTACCAAGTCTTTGAGTCTTGATTTGAAGAAAGATGGTATACTGGCTACTGCCCTTCATCCTGGATGGGTCAAAACGGATATGGGTGGTCCAGGAGCACCTCTAAGTGTGGATGAGAGTATTTCTCACATaatgaatttcattgaaaacttgAATGAAAATCACAATGGAGGTTTCTATCAGTACGATGGAAAAAGTTTAGAGTGGTGA
- the LOC123680954 gene encoding C-factor isoform X1: MKSILVTGSNRGLGLGLIKRIVTQDIQPKYIIGTCRDIEKAKDLHQIAALHPNVRILNLDIRNTETFENFSREVENIVKDDGLNLLINNAGYSPKSTRILFLKTEQLTETFQTNVIGPIMLTKALLPLLKKGAENSQKKFSAESAVINMTSILGSIGLNKEGGLYPYRCSKAALNMATKSLSLDLKKDGILATALHPGWVKTDMGGPGAPLSVDESISHIMNFIENLNENHNGGFYQYDGKSLEW, from the exons ATGAAATCCATATTAGTGACAGGTTCGAATAGGGGCCTTGGCTTAGGGCTGATAAAACGTATAGTGACACAGGATATTCAACCGAAATACATTATTGGAACTTGCCGGGATATCGAAAAGGCTAAG gatttACATCAGATAGCTGCCCTACATCCAAATGTTCGGATTCTCAACTTGG ATATCCGTAATACGGAAACTTTCGAGAATTTCTCAAGGGAAGTAGAGAACATTGTAAAAGACGATGGTCTAAATTTGCTCATCAACAATGCCGGTTATTCACCAAAATCCACAAGGATACTCTTCTTGAAGACTGAGCAGCTGACTGAGACCTTTCAGACAAACGTAATAGGTCCTATTATGCTAACCAAG GCCCTGCTCCCTCTCTTGAAAAAAGGCGCTGAAAACtcccaaaaaaaattctccGCGGAGAGTGCAGTTATCAACATGACATCTATTCTGGGATCTATAGGACTCAATAAAGAAGGTGGTCTCTACCCCTACAGGTGCTCCAAA GCTGCCTTAAATATGGCTACCAAGTCTTTGAGTCTTGATTTGAAGAAAGATGGTATACTGGCTACTGCCCTTCATCCTGGATGGGTCAAAACGGATATGGGTGGTCCAGGAGCACCTCTAAGTGTGGATGAGAGTATTTCTCACATaatgaatttcattgaaaacttgAATGAAAATCACAATGGAGGTTTCTATCAGTACGATGGAAAAAGTTTAGAGTGGTGA